The sequence CACCAACCGGACCTCGTCAAGTCGACCAAGAGTTCCCCGACCGGCCCCTCCCCCGCCACCCGATAAATCACTTCTGCGAATAGAAACGGCGCGGGTATCCCACAGAAGCTGTACGACCCATTCCCTCGCATTGTGACGCAACCTTCTTCTTGGTTTGTCCACGTCTCGAGACCTAGACACGCGGCAACGTCGGCGCCCAATGTCCATCCAACATATTCAAGCGTTCCGTCGGGGTTGCATAGCGCAATCTGAACAAGATACAGGAAATCCCACTCCCCTCCGCTTCCTCGAACCCAAACATCCACGTTCACCGTATCGCCGGACGCCACAAGCAGCGTATCCGGTCCGTTTTCGACCGTGCCGTCAAGATCCAGCGCCACCCAATACGGCTGCGCGGACACAAGATGGGGCCCTGCGAGTGCCATTGCAACCCCGAGCGCGGAACGCCACAGCATGTGTGACCACATGTGGTCCTCCCTTCATCGCGCACTTGAGGAACACCACGCTCATTGCGTTCGCCCCGCGATCGGAATGAGTCGCGAATCGCTCCGAAATCGGTATGGGATCCCCAGAATACCACGGAATGCATCCCCGGAATGCATGTGACAATCCGAACTCAGCGGAACAGGCTCTTCACCGACCCCCAGCTCGTCGGCTCCGTCGCCGTCACGTCCCCGATCTGGATCCGCGCGAGGACCTCGCCGTTGTTCGTGAAGGCCACCCATGAATAGACCTGGGACCACTCGAAGACCCCGGATTCAGGACGCAACGTCAAATTAGCGACCGACTGGTCCGAGGCTGCTTCGTATGTCACGGTGGCTATCTTGCGGGGGGGCCACATCGGATAATCATCAAAAGTGTCACGCCCACGCAGAAGCGCGCAACCCGATGTGTCCGGAGGAACGGCAACAAGCGCCCAATACCAGGGGACAAACTCCGTACCGACATACGTGAGCTTCCCAGCGTCTTCGCAAAGACCGATCCCGAACGCCAAGAAGAGACATTCCCACGGACCGCACTCCTCGGTACCGCAAATCCAAATGTCAATCGGGATCTGATCCCCGACGGATGTCACGATATAGTCCGGCTGCGGATCGCCGACGGCGCCGTCCAGGTCGGCCTCGACGGAGTACTGAGCCGAGACGCCGCCCGCGGCGAGCAACACGATCACGCTCGATACACACAACGCTCTCACGGCCCCCTCCTTCCGGAATCCCGGGATCGGGCGTCTCTCGCGGCGGCTGTTTCTCGGGTGCTTGACGCACAGGCTAGTTTAGCATGAAGAGGATTCTCCGTCACGAGGAATCCGCACCGGCCCTTTGGGTGACCGACACCTATTTCGCCTGCTCGCTCGGCGGGCCGATCTCCCCCTCGGGGCCTGATCGACGAGGCCGGGTACCCGCCCCCTCGACAAGGGAGCCGAAGGCTCCTGCCCGTGGAGGCGGGTGGCCGAGCGATCGGAGCCGAGAACGCGCGGGGCGCGTTCGGAGGCGTCCCCGAGAGGGAGGTCGGCCCGTCGAGCGAGTCTTCTGAGAACGCGCGGCGCGTTCAGAGACATCCCCGAGGGGGAGGTCCGCCCGCCGAACGAGCCCTGTTATCCGTGCGTGTCGAGCCAGCGGAGCGCCCCGTCGAGATCGGTGAACTCGCCGTCGAGCTGCGCCTCGAAAGCTCTTCCGAGGATCTCCCCCATCGCGGGCCCCGGCGTCCATCCCCTTTCGAGGAGATGCCGTCCCATCAGGATCGGGCGAGGGCCGCTCTCGGCCACGTCGAGCTCCTTCGCCGTCGCGAGAAGCCAATCGCCCGCCGGGAAGACGCGAGCGATCGCGTCGGGGGTCGTGCGGCCGTAGTGATCGGCGCGCGCGTGGCGCACAAGACGCTCGATCGGAACCTTCGTCGCCAGCCTCCGCACGGCGGACGGCCCCGCGCCCCCCTTGAAGAGCGAATGAGGCCGGAGGTGATGCACAACGAGCGCGACAACATCCTCGACCAAATCCCTGTCGCGCGTGAGGCGCGCGAGGAAGCTCCGCGTGGGCGCCTCGCCGAGCGGCTCGTGGTTCGGCGAGCGGAGCTTCCCGTCCTCGTCGTTCGTCGTGAGCGGCTTTCCGAGATCGTGGCAGAGCGCCGCGAACATAAGAACGAGATCCTCCCTCGGATCGCCGGTCTTGAGCGACGCCGCCGCGTCGAGCACGTGAAGCGTGTGCACCCAAACGTCCCCCTCAGGGTGCCATTCGTACTCCTGCCGGCAGTCGAACATCGTCTCGAGCTCCGGAAAGAAGCGCGTGAGATCGAGAACGCGCATGATCTGGAACGCGACCGACGGATGGCGCGGCTTAAGAAGCATCGCGCGGAACTCCTCGAAGAGCCGCTCCTCGGCAAGCTCGAAGAGATCGAGCGTGCGGCACAGATCCGCAGTCTCCTTCTCGACCTCGAAGAGAAACCGCGCCGCGAAACGACAGACGCGAAGACCGCGCAGGGGATCCTCGCCGAAATGATCGCGATCGACGGCGCGGAGAAGCCGACGCTCGATGTCGCGCCGCCCGCCGTGCGGATCGAGGATCTCGCCGCTGAGGAGATCCTCGGCCATCGCGTTGATCGTGAGGTCGCGCCGCCTGGCCGCCTCCTCGAACGGGAGCGACGGATCCGACTCGACGAGGAAGCCCTTGTGCCCCGAACCGATCTTGGTCTCGCGCCTCGGGATCGAGACATCGACCGGCCCGATCTTGACGACGCCGAACGCGCGGCCGACGAGATCGACTCGCCCGAAAGGATGGAGGATCTCGATCAGCCGGTCCGGCGGGATCCGAAAGACCTCGAGATCGATGTCCTTCCGCGCCTCGCCGGGAAGGAGGATCCTGTCGCGCACCCACCCGCCGACCGCGAGCGCGCGCCCCCCCTCGCGCTCCACCGCCCGCGAGATCTCGGTCGCCAATCGGAGAACATCGCCTTCGGTCATGACCCGCCTTCCGGTGCGCGGCCTCACCCCGCGCTCCCGCGGGGAATCGTTCGCTTCACCATTATAGACGATCCGAATCAGGAGCAGAGCCTCTCGACGAGGGGAAGCAAGTTCCGGCGATCGGGAACCTCGTTCCAAGGAACGAGGCCGCTGCCCACGCCGTGCGCGCATCCCGACCACGGCGTGGGCGGCGCGACCGCTCGGCTGTCTCCGCCGCTCCGCGCGCGAGAGAGAGGAGGCCGCGCCGCGCGAGCCGTCGAACGAGTTGTTGTTTCACGAGTTGAGCGGGAGGCCGCGCCCACCGAGCCTTCCCGGCCGGACGATCCCGCGGTCCCTCCCCGGCGCGCGGCCACACGGCGCCCGAACCGCCCGATTTCACCTTAACCTCTCATCTTTCAACTGATTCGATCGAATGCCCGCCGAATCCTTGAGTCTTCGGCATGCTTGATGCAGGAAGCACCCCGCGGGAGCAGGAGAAAGGACGCCGGATGCGGCGGCGCGCCGCTTCGGATCCCCGCGCCTGATCCGCGCGAAGAAGGAGGGAGCGCCATGAAATCGCCGACTCGCCGAATGGTTCTTGCCGTCTGTGCTCTCATCGTTCTCCTTGCGCCGCTGGCGCGCGCGGCCGGCGACCCGATCTGGTCGGTCCGAATCGAGGGCGAAGCGGCCACGCTTGTGACGAACGACTTCTCGGCCCTCTCCCGATCGGACGAGAAGAGCGCGCCCGCCGGCGATTTCCCGCTCTCGGTCCTTCGCGTGAAGAGGGTGGTCGACCGATCGGAGGTGCTGGGCGACCGCTTGGTTCCGCACATCCGATTGCAGGTCGCGCCGCTCTACGTGAACACGGATGGAACGCTCCGATCGAACGAGCTCACCTTCGTCCCGGACAACCGCGCGTCGAAGGACCTCGAAGGAGACGATTCCTTCGCGTTCCTCGCGCAGCCCGGAGGCGCGTGGGGGGCCGAGGCGGAGGCGCTCGCGAAGGTCTTTCCCGTGAGCTTCGTGAACTTGAGGGACATGCGCCACCAACAGATCAACACATGGATCCGATCGCCCGACGGATCGAAGGCGGCCGCCGTCATGGAGGTGGCGACCTTCTTCTTCGACGCGCAGTCGGGCGCCCCACCGGGTCCGTTCCCCCGGGTTCTCTATCTCCATCCGCTCCACAGCACGGCGGTCTCCTCTCGCCTCGATCGGATCGCGGGCATCGCGCGAGACGGGGACGAGGAATGGGTGGTCGCGTTCCGATTCGACGGACGGGTGTTCTATGAAGAGCCGCATCCGACAGGCTACGTCTACGATCAGCTTCAGTTCGTGCCCAACGGAGAGACGCTCATCTATGACCGGAAAGCGAAAGGCGGCCGCGCGGAGGCCGTCGTGCTCGATCTCCGGAACGGCGAGACGAAGACGCTCGAGGGAATTCCGGAGGGGTATCGCTACTACTCGCGGGACGGCCGCCGCCTGCTCATCCTGCGGGGCGAACCGGGAAGAGGGCCGACCCGCGCCGAGATCTTCGATTCATCCGATCCTCTCGCGCCATCCCCGCTCCCCGGCTCGTACTCGCCGGGCGATCAAATCGTGACCGCCGCCGTCTCCGACGACGGGTCGGCCGTCGCGCTCCAAGTGAGAAACGGCTTCAGGAATCCCCCGACCACGCGGGTCGTCCTCCTGGACGGAGATCTGAACGAGGTCGATGTGCTCCTCTCGGAGACGACGATGCAGGGGCTGCATTTCGCCGGGAAGATCCTCTTCGTCGGCTATCAAAAACACCCGAACCCGGTCCTCTTCGTCACGACCGAGGAGATCCGCGCGTACGACTGTTCACGATAAGGGAGGGAAGCTCATGTGCAGCGGGCCGATGGTCTTCGTCCTTCTCAGCCTCGCCTTCTTCGCGATCTCGGGAGAGGCCCGCGCGCGGCAGGTGTTCTCCGAGAACCCGATCCCATCGACGACGACGTTCGTCTACAACGAGTTCATGCAGCTTGTTTCGGCGTCGGACTCCCCCTACCGCCTGCACACGGGGATCGATTGCGCGGGAGAAACGGGCGATCCGGTTGTCGTTCCGCTTTCCGCGGGGAACGCGCAGGTACTGGGTGTCACCGAGAACTGCGTCTTCCTCGTGGCTCGCGATCGCCAAGCCGGCAGCTACGCATGCTTCCAGGCCATCCACTTGAACCCCAATCCGGTCCTCGCTCCCGGGATGTGGATCGACGCGGCGGATCCGCTCGGAACGCTCGACGCGAACCGGCATCTGCACGCCGAGATCTTCCTCTCCGCGGACGCCGAGGTCACGGACGCCGACCTCCGCAACCCCCGACTGCACGGCCTCGAGAACGCTCCGTGGATCACCGACACGATGGCGCCGGTTCTGGACACGATCCTCGCGCATTGGGGAGTCAACACGTGGACCTTCCGCGTCAAAGTCCACGACCAGAACGAGCACAACCCCTCCTACTATAACGGCATTCAACGAATCGAGCTCCGAATGGACGATCGCCTCGCGGATAGCATCCTGCTCGACGCGTTCGAGGACAAGTCCGGTCTCTTCCCTCCGGACGCCGGCGAGATTTACTACGATCCGTCGGCCGTGCCCGTGGGAACCAACAACCCGAACGTTCTCGAATACGTTCTCTCCTGCCCTGCCGCCTCCGGCGATCATGTCCTTCGGGTACTCTGCTGGGACGCGGCCGGCAACTCCGTGGAGTCTCCGCCGATGAAGCCGACCGTGGTCATGCTCTCGGATGAGGAGACGCCGGCTCCCTCATCGATGGACGTGTCTTCGTATCCGAACCCGTCGAGCTCCTCCTTCACGATCCGCCTCCGCATGCCGCGCGAGGAAGAAGCGGCCGTCGAGGTCTTCACCGCCGCGGGGCGAAAGGTGCGGACCATCCACCAAGGAAGCCTTCCCCGCGGGATCCTCGATCGGTCGTGGGACGGCAGGGATGAGCGGGGCCGCCCCGTCCCGCCCGGCGCCTACCTCATCCGGATGCAAACGCGCGGGACCGGCAGTCCGCCCGAGACGTTCGTCCGCAAAGTGAGCGTCGTCCGCTGATGGGCAGAACCGTGAAGAACACTGCGCCGCGGACGGTCTTCTCGCTACTCGCGATCGTGTGTCTCTTCCCTTCTCCCGCCCGCGCGTTCGATCCGCTTTCGACCGACCACGCGTACGACTATGTCATCCTCGCCCACGACAACCTCGCAACGGAGGCCCAGCGGCTTCTCGACCATCGCTCGACCGATCACCGATGCTGTCTTGTTCGGATATCCGAGATCGCCTCGTCGTTTCAGGGATCGAGCCTCGTCGAGAAGATCCGCGCCTTCGTCCATCACGCCTACCGGAACTGGAGGATCGCTCCGAGCTACCTTGTTCTCGTCGGAGACGCGAACATGACGAATCCGGCGCACGACCTCGTTCCCGCGCCGCTTCGCTGGAACGAGTTCTACGTCTGGCACGACAACCGGTGGTTCGCCGACGATACCTACTATGTCGAATCTCCCTTCGACGGAAACACGAAGCCGATCCTTCATGTCGGCAGGATTCCGGCGCGAACGAACGCGCAGCTCCGGAACGCGATCGACAAGATTCTCGCGTACGACGCCCTCGCCGGCTCCCCCGCCTGGCTGAGCCGCATCCTCATGCTCGTCGGGGACGCCAGCATCAACGGGAACAACCAGGTTTACAAGACGCTGAACGATCAACTGCGCGACGAGGAACTGAGCGGATGGCCCGAGATCGTGACGCGATACGCCTCCGACTACGACGACGACATGGAAGAGTGGCCGGAGATCCCGACTGAGGTCACGCGACAGGACTGGAACGCCGGCGTCGGGTACGCGAACGCTTTCGGGAACACGCTCGGCTGGACCAACCTGGTGTTCATGGCGTACTTCAACCTTCCGCCTGGAGGGACCGGCAACCCGACCTTCACGGAGAGCCTGGACGCCACGCACCGCTTCCCGGTGCTCTTCGCCGGAAGCTGTCTGATGAACTACTTCTACCGGGACTTCGAGCTGTCGGTCGGCGAGGATCTCCTTCTCTCCGAGCCCGACCGCGGAGCGGCGGCCGTTGTCGCCGCGACCCACGTGAACGACGCGGTCGAGTCGTACCAGATGAACCAATACTTCATCCACGAAATGATCCGCCGCGGCGTGCGGAACCTGGGGAGGCTCTTCACGGGCGCCCGGAGCCGCGTGCTCGAGCAGGGCCACGGGCACCCGACGTTCGCGCGGCAGTACTGCCTATTGGGAGATCCGGGCCTCGACATCAAGCTTCATCCCCTCCTCACCCCCACGGATTTCGCGAACGGAATGGAAATCGAGGACGCGCCCGTTTTCCAGGACGTTGTGCTCGCGCGATCGGCAGAGGGTCTTTCGAACGACAACCTGCGGATCGTTCATTCGGACGGCGGGGTCGATCCTCTTCTCTCCGAGCGCATGCTCCGCGCGACCCTCACCGACGGCGCCGGGGCACCGTTCATCGAATGGAAGATCCTGGAACCGAACCTCCCGATCGAGGAGAACACGATCCTCTCCTTCTGGATGAACGTTCCGGAATCGCCGGGCGGCGCGTGCAAGATCGTCCTGGACGGGAACACGACGGGCGGCCGCCTGAAGGACAACATCGGCGTCTTCGATCAGAACGGCGTCCCACTGAACGCCAAGTACCGAACGCCTCTCGGGCAAGGCTGGCGGTCCGTGTACGCGGATCTCTCCTCGCTTCAAGGATCCACGCTCCTCGATCTTCGCGTTCGCTACGAAACGACGGTGGCCTCGGATGCCGGGAATCTTCGCGCGTACATCGACGCCATCCGCGTGTCGAGGCCCGCGCCGGAAGCGGGAGAAATCCTGAACGCCTCGTTCGAGGAAGACGAGGACCGAAACGGGACGCCTGACTTCTGGACGAACCTCTGGGGCGAGACGACGACCGGCAACGTTCTCCGGAGCGACCACTACGCCCGCGACGGGACGCACAGCATGCTCGTGTACGACGAATGGTGCAACGGCCAGGGCGCGCAGCATGTCTTCCACTCGAATCCGAGCGCTCCCGCATACACGATGCGGTTCGATTGCATGGCCCCCGAAGAGACGTCTTTCCGCGTGATCGCCGCCGACTTGAACTGGGGAAGCGAGATTCTCAGCGCTTCCGGGAGCGCCGGGCCCGCTTGGAAACGGTTCGAATGCGCGTTCCCGAACCCGGATTGCGGGTTCGGAATGGGACGAATCGCGATCCGGATCCTCCCCGAGGATTGCGAGTATCCGTTGTACATCGACGCAATCCGCGTGCTCCCCGGACCGGAAGTCGGCATAGAGGGCGCATCGTCTCCCGCTCCCTTTCCGCTCTTCGCCGTCGCTTCGCCGAACCCCGTGCCGCGGGAAGGCGCGGCGCGGGTTCGCTTCGATCTGCCCCGCGGCGCGGAGGTGGCGATCGACGTGTTCGATCTCGCGGGAAGGCGGGTGGCGCGCATTCCCGAAACACGCTTCCCGGCGGGCGAGAACGGCATCGCATGGCATCCCGAAAGGCTCGGCGTTTCCTCGGGCGCGTACTTTCTCAAGTTCTACGTGGACGGGCGCGCGATCCCCGGCGGCCGCAAAATCCTCATCGTTAGGTAGGCCGCCGGAAGACGGCTCAAGAAACTCCTGCCTCGCTCCGCGGTGGTCGAGAGCGGCCTCCCGCGTGTATGCTTCCTCCGGACGCCTCGCACGAACCCGATCGACCGCGCGATCGGGACGCCGATCCGTAGGCGCGGCGGGAAGCGCGCGCGGCGTGGGCTCACGATCGACGGGGGGAGCTGGAATGGCGGCATGGTTCGGCAAGAGCCCGGAGAAACGGATCGAGAACGCGGAGCGCTTCGCGTCCGAGGAGCGTTGGCCCGAGGCGATCGACATCCTCGAAAAGGCGCTCCGCGCCGCGCCTAAGGATCGCGGGGCCTTGCGGGCGGAGATCGAACGGCGCATCGCGCGCTACGCCGAGTCGTACCTCGCCGTCCTCGAGGAGGGGATCGTTCGATCGATGGACGAGGGGAACATCGAGAAGGCCGAGGAACTCGCGGAGATCGCGGTCGAGTTCGCGCGGGACGATGAGAAGAAGCGCGCGCTCCGCGAGCTTGTCCGAAGAACTCCGGAGCCGCACCCCGCGCGCAAGGAGGATCCGGCGCCTGATCCATACAGCGACGAGCTGATCGATTCCTTGCTCCATGGATACATCGAGGGGCTCGACGCGGACGAGCGAGAGGAGATCTTGAAACGCCCCTTCGGCTTCCAGAAGGCGTTCGTCCTCTGGCAGGAGGGGAACCAGGAGGCGTCGAGGCGCGCCGCGGAGGAGTATGCCGCCCGGAACGCGCGAGACGCCTACGGGCACTTGGTTCTCGGCTTCGCGCTCGCCGCCGTCGGGAGAACGGATGAAGCGGCGGGCGCCTTCGAAACGGCTCGCGCCCTCGATCCGTCCCTCCTTCAGGCGGCGCTCGGGCTCGCCGCGATGGAAAGACGGCGCGGAGACCTCCCGCGCGCGGTCGCGCTCCTCGACGAGACCGTCGCGAAGATCAGAAGCGAGCCCGGACGCCACGGAGAGAAGTGCCGCGAAGAGGCCTTCCTCCTCGACCTCCAAGTGCTCGCCGAGGCGAACGAGAGCGAACGCGCGGAAAAGCTCTACCGGGAGCTCCGAGCGGAAGGACTTCTTCCGGAGCTTCTCTCCGTCGAGGCGCGTCTCGCGGAAGCCCGCGGCGAGTATGATGCGGCCGCGGGGACGTGGGACCGCCATCTCGCGGCGCGTCCCGGAATGGGGTCGATCACCGGGCACGGCGCGCGCGCCGCGGCCGCGGGCCCGGACGACTGGGAGGACGCGGCGGACTTCCACAGGCGCAGGGGAACCTTGAAACGCGCGCTCGATCTTTACGAGCGCGCGGCCCTTCTCATTACCGAACGGGTTCATTATTCAGGAGAGACGATTCCCGCCGGGGATCTTTTTCGCATCAAGAAGAAGAGCGCGCTCGTTCTCCTCGAGATGGGCAAACGCAAGGAGGCGGAGCGCATCGCCGAGGAGCTCGAGCGGGTGCGCCCCGTCCCGCCCGAGGCGGCCGAAATCCGCGAAGCACTTCGCGAAGACGACTGATTCCCCCACCGATCGTCCCGCCGCGGGAGACCCGTTCGTGATAGAATCATATAAAGGATTTCACGCCATCCGTCAGTAGGATGCTCCTTGCGGGAGCGCCAGGCCGCCGGGCGAGGAGGTGAACCGGTGAGTTCTTGAGCGCGCCGAGCCATGCCGATCCGGCACGGTGCCGGAAGCCCGGTCCGCGAGGAGTGTTCGATCCGGCGCTTCGGGGCCTCCGCCGATGGAAACACGCGGGGGGCTCCCGTCGGGTTGAGGTTCCCTTTCAGGGGTTTGCTTTCGAGGCGGGCTCTCGGAGTCTCTCTCGGAAAGCGCAAGTTGTGATGTTCCCCCGAGCGCTTGCCCCGCGATGCCCCGAGATCTTCCGAATCGCGGGAATGCTCTCGATCCTCCTCTCTTCCCTTCCGTCCCGCCCGATCGCGGCCGAACTCCCTCCTCCCTCCCTCCTTGACTCACTGCGTCTCTCGGAGGCGGACGAATGGGGTCCCCGCGATTCGCTTCTCGCGAAGAAGTCGGGCGGTCCGCGCGTCCTTTGCGGTGGGGACGTCCCCTGCCCATGCGGGGGGACCGTGATCGACGACTACTCGATGACCGAGGATCTTGTCGGCTGTCCCGAAGAAGGGCTCATCGTCGGGGCCGACTCGATCGTGATCGATTGCGCCGGGCACAGACTGTCCGGCTCCGAAGGAGGCGCGGGCTTCAGGGTCGAAGACCGCCGGCGCATCGTGATCCGCAACTGCCGGATTGCGGATTTTCGCATCGGGATTCTGGCTCACTCTTCGGAAGACTTGACGTTTCGAGAGAACCGTTTCGATGACAACAGGCTGAGCGCCGTGTGGGTGACCGGCGGAAAGAACGTCTTGATCGCGGAGAACTACTTCGAAGAGAACGGAACGGCCGGTGTCGGATATCGCGTCGG is a genomic window of Candidatus Eisenbacteria bacterium containing:
- a CDS encoding HD domain-containing protein, producing MTEGDVLRLATEISRAVEREGGRALAVGGWVRDRILLPGEARKDIDLEVFRIPPDRLIEILHPFGRVDLVGRAFGVVKIGPVDVSIPRRETKIGSGHKGFLVESDPSLPFEEAARRRDLTINAMAEDLLSGEILDPHGGRRDIERRLLRAVDRDHFGEDPLRGLRVCRFAARFLFEVEKETADLCRTLDLFELAEERLFEEFRAMLLKPRHPSVAFQIMRVLDLTRFFPELETMFDCRQEYEWHPEGDVWVHTLHVLDAAASLKTGDPREDLVLMFAALCHDLGKPLTTNDEDGKLRSPNHEPLGEAPTRSFLARLTRDRDLVEDVVALVVHHLRPHSLFKGGAGPSAVRRLATKVPIERLVRHARADHYGRTTPDAIARVFPAGDWLLATAKELDVAESGPRPILMGRHLLERGWTPGPAMGEILGRAFEAQLDGEFTDLDGALRWLDTHG
- a CDS encoding tetratricopeptide repeat protein, producing the protein MAAWFGKSPEKRIENAERFASEERWPEAIDILEKALRAAPKDRGALRAEIERRIARYAESYLAVLEEGIVRSMDEGNIEKAEELAEIAVEFARDDEKKRALRELVRRTPEPHPARKEDPAPDPYSDELIDSLLHGYIEGLDADEREEILKRPFGFQKAFVLWQEGNQEASRRAAEEYAARNARDAYGHLVLGFALAAVGRTDEAAGAFETARALDPSLLQAALGLAAMERRRGDLPRAVALLDETVAKIRSEPGRHGEKCREEAFLLDLQVLAEANESERAEKLYRELRAEGLLPELLSVEARLAEARGEYDAAAGTWDRHLAARPGMGSITGHGARAAAAGPDDWEDAADFHRRRGTLKRALDLYERAALLITERVHYSGETIPAGDLFRIKKKSALVLLEMGKRKEAERIAEELERVRPVPPEAAEIREALREDD